In Rosa chinensis cultivar Old Blush chromosome 1, RchiOBHm-V2, whole genome shotgun sequence, a genomic segment contains:
- the LOC112165257 gene encoding beta-amyrin 28-monooxygenase, whose protein sequence is MKYSWNVAQEVLRMTPPVQGNFREALTDFVFNGFTIPKGWKLYWSANWTHKNADCFPEQEKFDPSRFEGKGPAPYTFIPFGGGPRMCPGNEYARVVILVFMHHLVTRFKWEKVFPDEKTIVIALPTPAKGLPIRLFHHQK, encoded by the coding sequence ATGAAATACTCGTGGAATGTAGCTCAAGAAGTGCTGAGGATGACACCACCTGTTCAAGGAAACTTTAGGGAAGCTTTAACCGATTTTGTCTTCAATGGTTTCACCATTCCAAAAGGGTGGAAGTTGTACTGGAGCGCAAACTGGACACACAAGAACGCCGATTGTTTCCCTGAACAGGAGAAATTCGATCCGTCAAGATTCGAAGGAAAGGGACCGGCACCTTACACATTTATTCCGTTCGGCGGAGGCCCGAGAATGTGTCCAGGGAATGAGTACGCTCGGGTGGTGATATTGGTGTTCATGCACCACTTGGTCACAAGGTTCAAGTGGGAGAAGGTTTTTCCTGATGAGAAGACCATTGTTATCGCTCTCCCCACCCCCGCCAAGGGACTTCCCATCCGCCTTTTTCATCACCAAAAATGA